In one Chelmon rostratus isolate fCheRos1 chromosome 7, fCheRos1.pri, whole genome shotgun sequence genomic region, the following are encoded:
- the wdr62 gene encoding WD repeat-containing protein 62 isoform X5, protein MCVCVCVCVCVCVCVCVCVCVCVCVCVCVCVCVCVCVCVCVLFQVSLEKVLGISTASGSGLTSDPNSGLIAYPAGCVIVLLHPKKNKQSHIINTSRKPFSALAFSHDGKHLVTGESGHMPCVRVWEVGGAQVAEVQSHKYGVSCVAFSTNSCYIVSVGYQHDMTVSVWDWRKGSIIASNKVSSRVFAVSFSQDNSYFVTAGNRHVKFWYLDASKERRVNSTVPLIGRSGLLGDHKNSTFSGAACGRGLMACNTYCITSSGLLCLFNRSRQLEAWVNLKTSSASCLVVSADFVFCGCADGVIRVFSPSNLQYISTLHRPHRLGVDLTQSVQHGLLPASPGAQYPDTLALTFDPAAKHLTCVYNDHSVYVWDVKDMRNVGKLYSALYHSSSVWSVEVYPELSDASQACLPPSSFLTCSSDNTVRLWHADPPARHTNLYSNDLLRILYVGENTQHLQAEGERGESAGADGKAGIRVLAISPDGQHLAAGDRCGNLRIFGLEFLDELVKIEAHDSEVLCLAFSPTSTGVKLLASASRDRLIHVFSLEKNYSLEQTLNDHSASITAVKFTGESPEVRMVSCGADKSIYFQTAEQTAEGLSFSRSHHVVEKTTLYDMDLDSSRTHVAIACQDRNIRVYNVETGKLKKCLKGSSSDEGALLKVQMDPSGSFFATSCSDKNITIFDYESGECVATLFGHSEIVTCMRFSQDCRHLITVSGDSCVFVWRLDSHMTSIMRKRRGLRPAAAAETCSRKQQNIRRETFITVPSCQLPLMEEEEEEEARIRTPDRLDSAQDPPLLQTNGKLPMWFRKLQGQGEASAAVQSDAKPRQVRSRWAEQLDPLIICSSFSPSQMEEEEEEEEDFHPQSLDSLLGEEVEEEEDGEEEKENPGEDRSSYILYPDTTDTTTDREFDVEGVTDPRQSLTRLEVKGQGAESMWSTELSPDSACSEGSAGSLEQQHDADTDSLSQGSSVGSLCLEDDDDRNSLKNHFDTLASSLPDEKFDTDPKTLQPPEEKHFLNPRLSISTRFLSRFQDRIKTWPSRAPPPVSIPTRISEESNVSNTSVNSESSSEVASSDSTQKQNTNGGVRCSHSILRRRASCMISHQPLRRTTRRRHTVVVVQCRETLPGF, encoded by the exons atgtgtgtgtgtgtgtgtgtgtgtgtgtgtgtgtgtgtgtgtgtgtgtgtgtgtgtgtgtgtgtgtgtgtgtgtgtgtgtgtgtgtgtgtgtgtgtgtgtgtgtgtgtgtgtgtgtgtgtgttttgtttcaggtGAGTCTGGAGAAAGTTTTGGGTATCAGCACAGCCAGTGGCAGcggtttgacctctgaccccaacTCTGGGCTCATTGCCTATCCTGCAGG gTGCGTCATCGTGCTGCTTCACCCGAAGAAGAACAAGCAGAGTCACATCATCAACACGTCCAG GAAACCCTTCAGTGCTCTGGCCTTCTCTCATGACGGCAAACACCTGGTCACTGGTGAG agcgGTCACATGCCCTGTGTGCGGGTGTGGGAGGTGGGTGGAGCTCAGGTAGCCGAGGTTCAGTCTCATAAATATGGAGTTTCCTGTGTGGCGTTCTCCACCAACAGCTGCTACATCGTCTCCGTGGGATACCAACACGACATGACCGTTAGTGTGTGGGACTGGAGG AAAGGTTCGATCATCGCCTCCAACAAAGTGTCCAGCAGAGTGTTCgccgtctctttctctcaggaCAACAGCTACTTTGTCACCGCAGGAAACAGACACGTCAAGTTCTGGTACCTGGATGCCTCTAAAGAACGACGG GTGAACAGCACGGTGCCTCTGATTGGTCGGTCAGGGCTGCTAGGCGACCATAAGAACAGTACGTTCAGTGGGGCGGCGTGTGGGCGTGGCCTCATGGCGTGCAACACTTACTGCATCACCAGCTCCGGCTTGCTGTGTCTGTTTAACCGCAGCCGACAGCTGGAGGCCTGGGTCAACCTCAAG ACGTCATCGGCGAGCTGTCTGGTGGTCAGTGCAGACTTCGTCTTCTGTGGTTGTGCTGACGGTGTGATCAGAGTCTTCAGCCCGTCCAACCTGCAGTACATCAGCACTCTGCACCGACCGCACCGGCTGGGCGTCGACCTCACCCAGAGCGTACAGCACGG CCTGTTACCCGCCAGTCCTGGTGCCCAGTACCCCGACACGCTGGCTCTGACCTTCGACCCCGCCGCCAAACACCTGACCTGCGTGTACAACGAccacagtgtgtatgtgtgggacGTTAAAGATATGAGGAACGTGGGGAAGCTGTACTCTGCTCTGTaccacagcagctctgtgtggagcGTCGAA gtgtaTCCAGAGCTGTCAGACGCATCTCAGGCCTGTCTGCCCCCatcctccttcctcacctgctCGTCCGATAACACCGTCAGACTGTGGCACGCCGACCCCCCCGCCAGACACACGAACCTCTACAGCAAC gaCCTGCTGAGGATCTTGTATGTGGGGGAGAACACGCAGCACCTGcaggcagagggggagaggggggagtcAGCGGGGGCTGATGGGAAGGCTGGGATCAGAGTGTTGGCGATCAGTCCTGATGGACAACACCTGGCAGCTGGAGACCGCTGTGGAAACCTGCG tATCTTTGGTCTGGAGTTTCTGGACGAGCTGGTGAAGATTGAGGCTCATGACTCGGAGGTGTTGTGTCTGGCGTTCTCTCCCACATCCACAG GTGTGAAGCTGTTGGCGTCGGCCAGCAGGGATCGACTGATCCACGTCTTCAGCCTGGAGAAGAACTACAGTCTGGAACAGACTCTGAACGACCACTCCGCCTCCATCACTGCCGTCAAGTTCACAG GTGAGAGTCCAGAGGTTCGAATGGTGAGCTGTGGAGCAGACAAAAGCATCTACTTCCAGACGGCTGAGCAG ACGGCGGAGGGCTTGTCGTTCTCCAGGAGTCACCACGTGGTGGAGAAGACGACGCTGTACGACATGGACCTGGACTCGTCGAGGACGCACGTCGCCATCGCCTGTCAGGACCGAAACATCAG gGTGTACAACGTGGAAACCGGGAAGCTGAAGAAGTGTTTGAAAGGCTCGTCCAGCGATGAAGGAGCTCTGCTGAAG GTTCAGATGGATCCGTCGGGGTCGTTCTTCGCCACCAGCTGCTCCGATAAAAACATCACCATCTTTGACTACGAGTCGGGGGAGTGTGTCGCCACCCTGTTCGGACACTCCG AGATCGTCACCTGCATGAGGTTCAGCCAGGACTGCAGACACCTCATCACTGTGTCAGGAGACAG ctgtgtgttcGTGTGGCGGTTGGACTCTCACATGACCAGCATCATGAGGAAGAGGCGTGGCCTCAGGCCGGCCGCCGCAGCTGAAACCTGCAGCCGcaaacagcagaacatcag GAGAGAGACCTTCATCACCGTAccctcctgtcagctgcctctgatggaggaagaggaggaggaagaggctcGCATCAGAACTCCAGACAGACTGGACTCAGCtcaag atcCTCCGCTGCTTCAAACCAACGGAAAACTGCCCATGTGGTTCAGAAAACTG cagggTCAGGGCGAAGCCTCCGCTGCCGTCCAATCAGACGCCAAGCCTCGTCAGGTTCGGAGTCGGTGGGCGGAGCAGCTGGACCCTCTGATCATCTGCTCCAGCTTCAGCCCGAgtcagatggaggaggaggaagaggaggaggaagacttcCACCCTCAGAGTCTGGACAGTCTGCTGGgcgaggaggtggaggaggaggaagatggagaggaggagaaggag AATCCAGGTGAGGACAGGAGCAGCTACATCCTCTACCCCGACACCACTGACACCACCACTGACAG GGAGTTTGACGTTGAGGGCGTCACTGACCCTCGGCAGTCTCTGACCAggctggaggtcaaaggtcagggggCGGAGTCAATGTGGAGCACTGAGCTGAGTCCAGACTCGGCCTGCTCTGAAGGCTCAGCAGGAagtctggagcagcagcacgATGCCG acaCGGACTCCCTCAGTCAGGGCAGCTCTGTGGGCAGTTTGTGTCTGGAGGACGACGACGACAGAAACTCTCTGAAGAACCACTTTGATACTCTGGCCTCCAGTCTGCCCGACG aGAAGTTCGACACGGACCCGAAGACTCTACAGCCTCCGGAGGAAAAGCACTTCCTGAACCCTCGACTCAGCATCTCCACCCGCTTCCTGTCCAGATTCCAGGACAGAATCAA GACGTGGCCGAGCCGAGCTCCGCCTCCTGTCTCAATCCCAACCAGGATCTCAGAGGAGAGCAACGTCAGCAACACATCG gtgaaCTCGGAGTCGAGCAGCGAGGTCGCCTCATCGGACTCGACtcagaaacaaaacactaaCGGTGGAG tgAGATGCAGCCACTCAATCCTCCGTCGTAGAGCTTCCTGTAtgatttcccatcagcccctccGCCGCACAACACGCCGACGACACACTGTGGTGGTCGTCCAGTGCAGAGAAACgctgccag GTTTCTGA